TTTGTTCCCCTAGGCAAGGGAGTTCAGGGTAGAGAGAATGTATAGCTATACACACTAGGAAAATGGTTAGTTCTAAAAGTTAAATTCCTCAGTACTTCATCAtatgaaaataaaagaacaacAATTTTTTTGTTATCAGAGGAGCAATATAGTTTTTATCTCAAATATAAAATACTTCTCAATAAAGGATATGACCAGCTGTGACATATACTGAGACCACCAGATCATTAAACCTGTCTACCGATTTCAAGTACCTATATCAAGAATGTTAAGAAATAAGCTGCTGAGTAAAAGAACATTACAAATAAAAGCAGTGCACAACCAAAAAAGGATAATCATAAGatcaaattttcttatttaaaatgGAATTCTGTATCAACTTGTAACTCACATAGCGCTAGTAGTCCACGCTAGGTCCTGAACAATATCGAGAGCAGCATGCAGGATAAACTGATGCAGCTGAGCAGCATCCTCTCTCTGTCATAGAGTAACACAGGATCACAAACGATGAATATTTTGGAAGAACGATATTCCCTTCTTTCCAAAATGACACAAACCAAGTAATGCAAGAGATTCAATTATTCAAATAAGCCTGTACATTAATTCATTAAAACAAATTATTATGTAAATTAAACTCCTCCATAACATTTTCAACCATCAATGAACCTCTTGAATCATATGAATAACCACTTCTATAGTCTGAATGACAAATATCTAGATTCtaaccataaaaataaataaatacattctTAAACTTTAGCATAAAAAAAAGGAGAGGAAAGAATCATACTTTAGCAGCTACTCCAACTTCAGCTTCATAAATAGGAATATCATTTCTGCTAACAATGATGAAACAAGCAGTGGTTGCCATTATACAATCCCTGCAAGAATGGCAAGAACTCAAAAGCATTACACGACGATATTATAATCAAAATCAGAAACAGagcaataaaaaaaatcataagttTGGACGAGATCTAAGCTCAAATAGACCGCGAAATCAAAAATCAAACCTACAAATAAGAATGGGAAGCAATCAAGGATTAAGTTATCGCCCAATTCGGTCAATTTCGGCAGTTGGCGAAAGTGCAGTGGAGCAATTGCGATATTGTGATGAGTGAAAAATTGGAATTTCAGAAAATCGAAATATTAGATCTCGAATGCATTGTTAGTGAAGAATTAAGCTCTGCAAAACCCTAATTTcaaggtgatggtggaagaagaagatggcGATGGTGGTGGTGGAAACTTCATACAGTATACAGTGTAGACTCTGTTTTGTTCGCTTCGCTACTTCTCACTCTGAAAATACAAAACGATTCGTTTTGCCGTTGTAACTACTAACCACTCACCGTTTTCCCTTTTCTACAAATAATTATAGAAAGTATTTAGATAAGctattgaaataattttttttgctacaaaaaaAATTTGGATCTGCGTCTTTTTGTTATTTCTCTTGACGATGTAAATTATTTTACATTAATAGTAATTAAAATTgttctcatcataaaaaatataGTAGTATATGCCTGTTTCTCTTCTAAATTGAAGAGATATATACAATTTCTTATTGTATGTACAttattttcacttttgtattcttaaaaataaaatcctaaaattATTGATTTAAAGGTAATCAATTTAtcattttataattttgttaTAGTAGAGAAGTCTAATCTAAATactaatatttcaaaaaatatattatattttgaTTTGAACAGTATTTAAANNNNNNNNNNNNNNNNNNNNNNNNNNNNNNNNNNNNNNNNNNNNNNNNNNNNNNNNNNNNNNNNNNNNNNNNNNNNNNNNNNNNNNNNNNNNNNNNNNNNNNNNNNNNNNNNNNNNNNNNNNNNNNNNNNNNNNNNNNNNNNNNNNNNNNNNNNNNNNNNNNNNNNNNNNNNNNNNNNNNNNNNNNNNNNNNNNNNNNNNNNNNNNNNNNNNNNNNNNNNNNNNNNNNNNNNNNNNNNNNNNNNNNNNNNNNNNNNNNNNNNNNNNNNNNNNNNNNNNNNNNNNNNNNNNNNNNNNNNNNNTTTTAAACATGTTCAatcaatatttattatttttgtcaaaattattaattttttgagAGTTACTTTGTCTTCTATTCTATGTGTTTTAAAGTTATTTTTGTCCGTTTCAAAAATAATagggttttttacttaaataaaataaactaatacCAAAATTATTGGATTCCcctaaatcaaattttgaaacgtAAATTTTCTCTTTCTACTATTATATAAATCGTTCCAGGGGCATGAGGATTATATAATACGTTAACCATACAACCCAGGAACGATTTATGTATGAATGACCTGGGAGAATAAGGAGTAAATCGTTGCAGTGCATACAGGGTTATAGGTAACGCATAAATCGTCCCACCCTACAAAGATTCACGTCAGTTTGAGCTAAAACACAAAGGCTTGATGTTAAAGCAAATCCTCTCAAGCCTGTCACGATTTATGTATAATAGGGtacttttatttataatattttaatttaaattatatctatttaaattttaacttaaaaaataaaaatatactttttataatttcaattattaattttattaataagattaaattaaattaaaaaaaaaaagaatactaacaaattataataaaaagaatactaaattttaatatataaatttaatttttttttctttaaaaaatatcaaaaggtgttaaaaaatataattttgaataatataaattcatgttgtTTTGAGTAACATAAATTTaagtttttataaaatttttagtattcgttgttgattttttttaatcatttttattgatGCATAATTTTTATAGAATTGTTTTTgtcatattttttatttgactttgtataaattttaattatttttttataattttaattattaattccattaaaaaactaaattaaataaaaaaaagaatactGACAAATTATAATGAAAAGAGTACtaaattttaatagaaaaaaaatttatatattaaaatttagtactctttttattataatttgttagtattcttttttttaatttaatttaatcttattaataaattaataattaaaattataaaaagtatatttttattttttaagttaaaatttaaatagatataatttaaattaaaatattataaataaaagtaCCCTATTATACATAAATCGTGACAGGCTTGAGAGGATTTGCTTTAACACGTTAATCGTGCCAAGCCTTTGTGTTTTAGCTCAAACTGACGTGAATTTTTGTAGGGTGGGACGATTTATGCGTTACCTATAACCCTGTATGGCCTGCAACGATTTACTCCTTATTCTCCCCGGTCATTCATACATAAATCGTTTCTGGATAGCATGGTTAACGTATTATATAATCCTCATGCCCCTGGAACGAtttatataatagtaaaaagagaATATTTacgtttcaaaatttgatttaggGAAATTCAATAATTTTGATATTGATTTAGGGGAatccaataatttatttttctggttAATAGTATGGATATTTTTGTTTAGAGGTTTTTTTTATGTCTATTGATGTATATTACTGtattttttaatagaatatttATTATTNNNNNNNNNNNNNNNNNNNNNNNNNNNNNNNNNNNNNNNNNNNNNNNNNNNNNNNNNNNNNNNNNNNNNNNNNNNNNNNNNNNNNNNNNNNNNNNNNNNNNNNNNNNNNNNNNNNNNNNNNNNNNNNNNNNNNNNNNNNNNNNNNNNNNNNNNNNNNNNNNNNNNNNNNNNNNNNNNNNNNNNNNNNNNNNNNNNNNNNNNNNNNNNNNNNNNNNNNNNNNNNNNNNNNNNNNNNNNNNNNNNNNNNNNNNNNNNNNNNNNNNNNNNNNNNNNNNNNNNNNNNNNNNNNNNNNNNNNNNNNNNNNNNNNNNACATCACACTGTTCACTTTAGATTCGTATGTAAAGTGCAGGTCAGTGCAACCATAAAACCGCTAGAGCCTTTTACTGTTTATGTTCATTTTTTATTCTGGTCAAATGCAACCTGAACATAAACAACAATAGACCCTCCAACTATTTATGTGTATTTAAAAATTGTGAAATTTTTTCAGTGATTTatataattttgtaaaaaattgtatttttgtatccaaattataaaaattatattttcgtAATTTTGGAATCCAAATATTTTATTTGGGTGATTTGCCCTAATATTTATTTATGTTGCATTttgattaattaaaataaaagatcgtcttttaaaaaaaatatgagcaATGCTAGGGGGCCAACAatttttgtgattggtagccatcaaataaTCATCAATGATGATCTAATAGTGTGAGATTGATGTGAGTTTTCATTCAATGACTCACCTTTCTCTGCTggctacatgctggccaaaattcaacaAAACTGCTGCCTCCTAAACTtttccaaaaaatattttaaacaatTTTATATATGTAACTCCTTTTTTAATTATGCTAAAATTAAAGTGGAATTGTTCATTAAGCATTGTATTATTagaactgaaaaaaaaaatgattaacGCCACTGAAGCCACTATATCgttaaatcatataaaataatgaaaatttatatCCAAATCCAGATAAGAATTGAAAGATTTAAAGTTACTATCATTAACAAGGATCGAATCACTGTCATATACTACTCTAAAGTCTAATCAAACTATGCATGCATCTTAGAAATCAAAGGCACCTCATGAGTTCTTCTTCTTGTTAACCTTCTTCTTGGACTTGCAAGAATCTTGGCTCTTA
The DNA window shown above is from Arachis ipaensis cultivar K30076 chromosome B08, Araip1.1, whole genome shotgun sequence and carries:
- the LOC107614079 gene encoding trafficking protein particle complex subunit 2 isoform X2, with translation MATTACFIIVSRNDIPIYEAEVGVAAKREDAAQLHQFILHAALDIVQDLAWTTSAMYLKSVDRFNDLVVSVYVTAGHTRFMLLHDSRNDDGIKSFFQEVHELYIKTLLNPLYLPGSRITSSHFDTKVRALARKYL